Proteins encoded together in one Mycobacterium noviomagense window:
- a CDS encoding virulence factor Mce family protein: MAGLVLSSCGWRGIANVPIPGGPGTAAGSYTVYVQMPNTLALNGNSRVLVSDVFVGTVRKIELKNWVPTLTLRLDKNVQLPKNATAKIGQTSLLGSQHVELAAPRNPSPQLLKDGDIIPLKHASAYPSIEQTLASLAIVLRGGGIPNLEVVQNEVYNILNGRAAQIRNFLSKLDTFTRELNRQREDIARAIDSTNRLLAYAGRRAATVDRVLTEFPPLAKHFAERRDLFADAIDAIGRISDVADQALSASQDNLHQDLQSLQRPLKQLGRSAPYLVQSLNLLLSPPFTMDALPKIVRGDYINISGTFDLTLSTIDNAVFSGTGFSGGLRALEQSWGRDPATMIPDVRFTPNPADAPVERGE, from the coding sequence ATGGCTGGGCTGGTGCTGAGCTCGTGCGGGTGGCGCGGCATCGCGAATGTGCCGATCCCCGGTGGCCCCGGCACCGCTGCCGGCTCCTACACCGTCTACGTGCAGATGCCGAACACGTTGGCGCTCAACGGGAATAGCCGGGTGCTGGTGTCCGACGTCTTTGTCGGCACCGTCCGCAAAATCGAGCTGAAGAACTGGGTCCCTACGCTCACGCTCAGGCTCGACAAGAATGTGCAGCTGCCCAAGAACGCCACCGCGAAGATCGGGCAGACCAGCTTGCTTGGTTCTCAGCACGTGGAGTTGGCCGCACCACGCAACCCGTCGCCGCAGTTGCTGAAAGACGGCGACATCATTCCGCTGAAGCACGCCTCGGCCTATCCCTCCATCGAGCAGACACTGGCCAGCCTGGCCATCGTGCTGCGCGGCGGCGGCATCCCCAATCTCGAAGTCGTGCAAAACGAGGTCTACAACATCCTGAACGGGCGGGCCGCCCAGATTCGGAATTTCCTGTCCAAGCTGGACACGTTCACCAGGGAGCTCAACCGCCAGCGCGAGGACATTGCCCGCGCCATCGACTCCACCAACCGGCTGCTGGCGTATGCGGGCAGACGCGCAGCCACGGTGGATCGTGTGCTGACCGAATTCCCGCCGCTGGCCAAGCATTTCGCGGAAAGGCGCGACCTGTTCGCCGACGCGATCGATGCCATCGGGCGAATCAGCGATGTCGCCGATCAGGCACTGTCGGCGTCCCAGGACAATCTGCACCAAGACCTGCAGTCGTTGCAGCGCCCACTCAAACAGCTCGGGCGCTCCGCACCCTATCTCGTGCAGTCCCTGAACCTGCTGCTTTCCCCGCCGTTCACGATGGACGCCCTGCCGAAAATCGTGCGCGGCGACTACATCAACATTTCCGGGACGTTCGATTTGACGCTGAGCACGATCGACAACGCGGTCTTCAGCGGCACGGGATTTTCGGGGGGTTTGCGTGCCCTCGAGCAGTCGTGGGGCCGCGATCCGGCAACGATGATTCCTGACGTTCGGTTCACGCCCAACCCGGCCGACGCGCCAGTGGAGCGGGGCGAGTAG
- a CDS encoding 30S ribosomal protein bS22: protein MGSVIKKRRKRMSKKKHRKLLRRTRVQRRKLGK from the coding sequence ATGGGTTCAGTAATCAAGAAGCGGCGCAAACGGATGTCGAAAAAGAAGCACCGCAAGCTGCTGCGTCGCACGCGGGTGCAACGCAGAAAACTCGGTAAGTAA
- a CDS encoding lysophospholipid acyltransferase family protein, which translates to MAGDSKAKVIPLHTNPSRAAAQRRAGQRTASSRRHPSLLSDPDTRASAEQIAAVVSEIDQRRRSAAAEAQEPTTELAQRVGAVAGFMRQRLLGDYSVDEFGFDPHFNDAIVRPLLRFFFRSWFRVEVSGIENLPTTGAALVVANHAGVLPFDGLMASIAVHDEHPAKRDLRLLAADMVFDLPVIGETARKAGHTMACATDAHRLLASGELTAVFPEGYKGLGKRFKDRYKLQRFGRGGFVSAALRTKAPIVPCSIVGSEEIYPMMADVKLLARLFGLPYFPVTPLFPLAGPAGMVPLPSKWYIAFGEPISTEDYDAGDADDPMVTFELTDYVRETIQQTLYRLLAGRRNMFFG; encoded by the coding sequence GTGGCGGGCGATTCCAAGGCGAAAGTGATTCCGCTGCACACGAATCCGAGTCGTGCAGCGGCACAGCGCCGCGCCGGCCAGCGCACCGCGTCGTCACGTCGGCATCCCTCGCTGCTCTCCGATCCCGACACCCGCGCGTCGGCCGAGCAGATCGCCGCCGTCGTCAGTGAGATCGATCAGCGCCGCCGCAGCGCCGCTGCCGAGGCGCAGGAGCCAACCACCGAGTTGGCCCAGCGGGTCGGCGCCGTCGCCGGGTTCATGCGCCAGCGGCTGCTCGGTGACTACAGCGTCGACGAATTCGGGTTCGATCCACACTTCAACGACGCGATCGTGCGGCCTTTGCTGAGGTTCTTCTTCCGGTCATGGTTTCGGGTCGAAGTCAGCGGCATCGAGAACCTGCCCACCACCGGTGCCGCATTGGTGGTGGCCAACCACGCCGGGGTGCTGCCGTTCGACGGGCTGATGGCCTCGATCGCGGTCCACGACGAGCACCCGGCCAAGCGAGACTTGCGGCTGCTTGCCGCCGACATGGTGTTCGACCTTCCGGTGATCGGCGAGACCGCCCGCAAGGCCGGCCACACCATGGCCTGCGCCACCGACGCGCACCGGCTGCTGGCGTCCGGCGAGCTCACCGCGGTGTTCCCGGAGGGCTACAAAGGACTGGGCAAGCGCTTCAAGGACCGCTACAAGCTGCAGCGATTCGGCCGCGGCGGGTTCGTGTCGGCAGCGCTGCGCACCAAGGCGCCGATCGTGCCGTGCTCGATCGTCGGCTCCGAGGAGATCTACCCGATGATGGCCGACGTCAAGCTGCTGGCGCGGCTGTTCGGCCTGCCCTACTTCCCGGTCACGCCGCTCTTTCCGCTGGCCGGGCCGGCCGGGATGGTGCCGTTGCCGTCGAAGTGGTACATCGCGTTCGGCGAGCCGATCTCGACCGAGGACTACGACGCCGGCGACGCCGACGACCCGATGGTCACCTTCGAGCTGACCGACTACGTGCGCGAGACCATCCAGCAGACGCTGTATCGGTTGCTGGCCGGGCGCCGCAACATGTTCTTCGGCTGA
- a CDS encoding thioesterase family protein → MSLFTTAMQLRDVSGNSANGRVFEGELNKHWTIGPKVHGGAMLALCANAARTTHGDSAQPVAVSGSFLWAPDPGPMRLITSIRKRGRRISVVDVELTQGKRTAVHAVVTLGEPEHLVPPLLSANPVVELMTPEPPPDIAPIGPGHPMAGLVHLAEGCDVRPDVSTLEPTDGRPPLIQMWVRPRGTAPDVLFALMCGDVSAPVSFAVGRTGWAPTVQLTAYLRGLPADGWLRVICTCLQIGQDWFDEDHLVVDCEGRIVVQTRQLAMVPPAK, encoded by the coding sequence ATGAGCTTGTTCACCACCGCGATGCAACTACGCGACGTCAGTGGCAATTCAGCCAACGGTCGCGTTTTCGAGGGGGAGCTCAACAAGCACTGGACCATCGGCCCTAAGGTGCACGGCGGGGCCATGCTCGCGTTGTGCGCCAACGCGGCCCGCACGACTCACGGGGACTCCGCGCAACCGGTCGCGGTGTCGGGCAGCTTTTTGTGGGCGCCCGATCCGGGGCCGATGCGGCTGATCACCTCGATCCGCAAGCGCGGCCGGCGCATCAGCGTGGTCGACGTCGAGCTCACCCAGGGTAAACGCACCGCGGTGCACGCGGTGGTCACTCTCGGCGAACCCGAGCATCTGGTGCCACCGCTGCTGTCGGCGAACCCGGTGGTGGAGCTGATGACGCCCGAGCCGCCTCCCGATATCGCGCCGATCGGCCCCGGCCACCCGATGGCCGGGCTGGTGCACCTGGCCGAAGGCTGCGACGTGCGCCCGGACGTGTCGACGCTGGAACCCACCGACGGGCGGCCCCCGCTGATCCAGATGTGGGTGCGCCCGCGCGGGACCGCCCCCGACGTGCTGTTCGCGCTGATGTGCGGCGACGTGTCGGCGCCGGTGAGTTTCGCGGTCGGGCGTACGGGCTGGGCGCCGACGGTGCAGCTCACCGCCTACCTGCGGGGGCTGCCGGCCGACGGTTGGCTGCGAGTGATCTGCACTTGCCTGCAGATCGGACAGGACTGGTTCGACGAAGACCACCTCGTCGTCGACTGCGAGGGCCGCATCGTCGTGCAGACCCGCCAGCTGGCAATGGTGCCGCCCGCGAAGTAG
- a CDS encoding sugar phosphate isomerase/epimerase family protein — MRPAIKVGLSTASVYPLRTEAAFEYAAKLGYDGVELMVWGESVSQDIDAVETLSERYGVPVLSVHAPCLLISQRVWGANPIPKLERSVRAAEQLGAHTVVVHPPFRWQRRYAEGFSEQVAALEESSDVMVAVENMFPFRADRFFRAEQLTERMRRRGGGPGPAISAFAPSYDPLDGNHAHYTLDLSHTATAHTDALEMARRMGSGLVHLHLCDGNGLPVDEHLVPGRGTQPTVEVCQMLAAGDFAGHVILEVSTSSARSIHERQAMLAESLQFARTYLLR, encoded by the coding sequence GTGCGCCCAGCCATCAAGGTCGGTCTCTCGACGGCCTCGGTCTATCCGTTGAGGACCGAGGCCGCTTTCGAGTACGCGGCCAAACTGGGCTACGACGGCGTCGAGCTGATGGTGTGGGGCGAATCGGTCAGCCAGGACATCGACGCGGTGGAGACGCTGTCGGAGCGCTATGGCGTTCCCGTGCTGTCTGTGCACGCACCATGCCTGCTGATCTCCCAGCGAGTCTGGGGCGCCAACCCGATACCCAAGCTGGAGCGCAGCGTGCGGGCCGCCGAGCAACTCGGGGCGCACACCGTCGTCGTGCATCCCCCGTTTCGCTGGCAGCGCCGCTACGCCGAGGGGTTCAGCGAGCAGGTCGCCGCACTGGAGGAGTCCAGCGACGTCATGGTCGCGGTGGAGAACATGTTCCCGTTCCGCGCGGACCGCTTCTTTCGGGCCGAGCAGTTGACGGAACGGATGCGCAGGCGCGGCGGCGGTCCGGGCCCGGCGATCTCGGCGTTCGCGCCGTCCTACGACCCCCTGGACGGCAACCATGCTCACTACACGCTCGACCTGTCCCACACCGCGACGGCGCACACCGACGCGCTGGAGATGGCGCGGCGCATGGGCTCAGGCCTGGTGCATCTGCACCTGTGTGACGGCAATGGGCTGCCGGTCGACGAGCACCTGGTTCCGGGGCGGGGCACCCAGCCCACTGTCGAGGTATGCCAGATGCTGGCCGCCGGCGACTTCGCCGGCCACGTCATCCTCGAGGTGTCGACCTCGAGTGCCCGGTCGATACACGAGCGACAGGCGATGCTCGCGGAGTCGTTGCAGTTCGCCCGGACATACCTGCTGCGCTGA
- a CDS encoding Ppx/GppA family phosphatase, with the protein MRLGVLDVGSNTVNLLVVDARRGGHPTPMSSTKATLRLAETIDSSGKINRRWTDKLISTIDEFAKIAASSGCAELMAFATSAVRDAKNSDDVLERVRKETGVKLQVLRGVDESRLTFLAVRRWYGWSAGRIINLDIGGGSLEISSGVDEEPDVALSLPLGAGRLTREWLPDDPPGRRRVAMLRDWLDNELAEPSAIVLKAGSPDLAVATSKTFRSLARLTGAAPSAAGPRVKRTLTANGLRQLISFISRMTTADRAELEGVSAERAPQIVAGALVAEASMRALSIETVDICPWALREGLILRKLDSEADGTALVETSVRDAGSQQVDRVAVDRSRGDTR; encoded by the coding sequence GTGCGATTAGGCGTGCTCGACGTGGGCAGTAACACGGTCAACCTGTTGGTGGTAGATGCCCGCCGCGGCGGCCATCCGACACCGATGAGTTCCACCAAGGCCACGTTGCGGCTGGCGGAGACCATCGACAGCTCCGGCAAAATAAACCGCCGCTGGACCGACAAGCTGATTTCCACCATCGACGAATTCGCCAAGATCGCGGCCAGCTCCGGCTGCGCCGAACTGATGGCCTTCGCCACCTCCGCGGTCCGCGACGCCAAGAACTCCGACGACGTACTGGAGCGGGTACGCAAGGAGACCGGTGTCAAGCTGCAGGTGCTGCGCGGCGTGGACGAATCGCGGCTGACGTTTCTGGCGGTGCGCCGCTGGTACGGCTGGAGCGCCGGGCGGATCATCAACCTCGACATCGGCGGCGGCTCGCTGGAGATCTCCAGCGGCGTCGACGAGGAACCCGACGTCGCGCTGTCGTTGCCGCTGGGCGCCGGGCGGCTGACCCGGGAATGGCTGCCCGACGACCCGCCGGGTCGGCGCCGCGTGGCTATGCTGCGCGATTGGCTCGACAACGAGCTGGCCGAACCCAGCGCGATCGTGCTGAAAGCCGGCAGCCCCGATCTGGCCGTAGCAACGTCGAAGACATTTCGCTCGTTGGCTCGCCTCACTGGCGCGGCGCCGTCGGCCGCCGGACCCCGGGTCAAACGGACGCTGACCGCCAACGGCCTCAGACAACTCATATCTTTCATCTCTAGGATGACGACCGCTGACCGTGCGGAACTGGAAGGAGTGAGTGCCGAGCGGGCGCCGCAGATCGTGGCGGGTGCTTTGGTGGCGGAGGCGAGTATGCGAGCGCTGTCGATTGAAACGGTGGACATCTGCCCATGGGCACTGCGCGAAGGTCTCATCTTGCGCAAACTTGACAGTGAAGCCGACGGAACCGCCCTAGTGGAGACTTCTGTGCGGGATGCTGGAAGCCAGCAAGTTGATCGGGTCGCGGTTGACCGATCGAGAGGCGACACACGATGA
- a CDS encoding SDR family oxidoreductase encodes MDRDAGTKNGAGSDTVHYPKVVLVTGACRFLGGYLTARLAQNPLINRVIAVDAIAPSKDMLRRMGRAEFVRADIRNPFIAKVIRNGDVDTVVHAAAASFAPRSGGGAALKEINVMGAMQLFAACQKAPSVRRVVLKSTSEVYGSSAHDPVVFTEDSSSRRPFRQGFPKDSIDIEGYARGLGRRRPDIAVTILRLANMIGPAMDTTLSRYLAGPLVPTIVGRDARLQLLHEQDALGALERAALAGRPGTFNIGADGIVMLSQAIRRAGRIPLPVPGFGLWALDSLRRANRYTEINREQLAYLSFGRVMDTTRMRKELEYQPKWTTAEAFDDYIRGRALSPIIKPELVRSLEGRAVSAAQRFEQSVTSVLRVGGG; translated from the coding sequence ATGGACCGAGACGCAGGCACCAAAAATGGCGCGGGCAGCGACACCGTGCACTATCCGAAAGTCGTGCTGGTCACCGGCGCGTGCCGGTTCCTGGGCGGCTACCTAACTGCTCGGCTGGCGCAAAACCCGTTGATCAATCGGGTCATCGCGGTCGACGCGATCGCGCCCAGCAAGGACATGCTGCGCCGGATGGGCCGAGCCGAGTTCGTCCGCGCAGACATCCGCAACCCCTTTATCGCCAAAGTGATTCGAAACGGCGACGTCGACACCGTGGTGCACGCGGCAGCGGCCTCGTTTGCGCCGCGATCCGGCGGCGGCGCGGCGCTCAAGGAAATCAACGTGATGGGCGCGATGCAGTTGTTCGCGGCCTGCCAGAAGGCGCCGTCGGTGCGCCGCGTCGTGCTGAAGTCCACCTCGGAGGTCTACGGCTCCAGCGCACACGACCCGGTGGTGTTCACCGAGGACAGCAGTAGCCGGCGCCCCTTCCGCCAGGGTTTCCCCAAGGACAGCATCGATATCGAGGGTTACGCGCGCGGGTTGGGCCGGCGCCGGCCCGACATCGCGGTCACCATCCTGCGGTTGGCCAACATGATTGGGCCCGCCATGGATACCACGCTCTCGCGCTACCTGGCCGGACCGCTGGTGCCCACCATTGTGGGACGCGACGCGCGCCTGCAATTGCTGCATGAGCAAGACGCGCTGGGCGCGCTGGAGCGTGCCGCACTGGCCGGACGGCCCGGCACATTCAACATCGGCGCTGACGGCATCGTCATGCTTTCGCAGGCCATTCGGCGGGCAGGACGCATCCCGCTGCCGGTGCCGGGATTCGGGCTGTGGGCGCTCGATTCGCTGAGACGGGCTAATCGCTACACCGAAATCAACCGCGAACAACTCGCCTACCTGAGCTTCGGTCGGGTGATGGACACGACCAGAATGCGTAAAGAACTTGAATACCAGCCGAAGTGGACGACAGCCGAAGCGTTCGACGACTACATTCGTGGGCGAGCTCTGTCTCCCATTATCAAACCCGAGTTGGTACGCTCCTTGGAGGGTCGGGCCGTGTCGGCAGCCCAGCGGTTTGAGCAGTCGGTCACGAGTGTTTTAAGGGTGGGGGGAGGGTAA
- a CDS encoding virulence factor Mce family protein, with amino-acid sequence MSTIFDIRQLRLPQVSRTFVIVASLVLVVGFVVALAGWQLYRKITNNTVVAYFPRANALYSGDKVQIMGVRVGSVDSIEPAGDKMKVTFHYQNKYKVPANASAVILNPSLVASRTIQLEPPYHGGPILADNAVIPIERTQAPVEWDDLRNQVTNIISELGPTKDQPKGPFGDIVESFADGLAGKGERINTTLTNLSAALTTLNEGRGDFFGALHSLASFVNALHKDDKRFVALNRDLARFTTSLTRSDHAIASAVQQTDTLLSTARDFFAENREVLTRDVDNLAETTTALVQPTPRDGLETGLHVLPHMAANVLASYEPAHGGLTEVPTLVNFANPMQFFCSAIQAGSRLGYQDSAELCAQYLAPILDAIKFNYFPFGLNLFTTADTLPKNIAYSEPRLQPPPGYKDTTVPGIFARDTPWSHRNSEPGWIVAAGMQGVRVQPATANMLTPESLAELMGGPDITPPPPGRTMPGPPNAYDQNNPLPPPWYPQPLPSPTAGPPALPAEAATSAGPGS; translated from the coding sequence ATGAGCACTATTTTCGATATCCGTCAGCTGCGGCTGCCGCAGGTGTCGCGGACGTTCGTGATCGTGGCATCGCTCGTATTGGTGGTCGGTTTCGTTGTGGCGCTTGCGGGTTGGCAGCTCTACCGCAAAATAACGAACAACACTGTGGTGGCATACTTCCCGCGGGCTAATGCGCTGTATTCCGGTGACAAAGTCCAAATCATGGGCGTGCGAGTCGGTTCCGTCGACAGCATCGAGCCGGCCGGTGACAAGATGAAAGTGACGTTCCACTACCAGAACAAGTACAAGGTGCCGGCCAACGCCTCGGCGGTGATCCTCAACCCAAGCCTGGTGGCGTCACGCACAATCCAGCTCGAACCGCCCTACCACGGCGGCCCGATACTCGCCGACAACGCGGTGATCCCCATCGAGCGCACCCAGGCGCCCGTGGAGTGGGACGACCTGCGCAACCAGGTCACCAATATCATCTCGGAGCTCGGTCCGACGAAAGACCAGCCCAAGGGCCCGTTCGGCGACATCGTCGAGTCGTTCGCCGACGGGCTGGCCGGCAAGGGCGAGCGGATCAACACCACATTGACCAACTTGTCCGCGGCATTGACCACGTTGAACGAGGGCCGCGGCGACTTCTTCGGCGCTCTGCACAGCCTGGCGTCGTTCGTCAATGCACTGCATAAAGACGACAAGCGGTTCGTCGCTCTCAACCGCGACCTCGCCCGGTTCACCACCAGCTTGACCCGCTCGGACCACGCGATCGCCAGCGCGGTACAACAGACCGACACCCTGCTGTCCACGGCCCGCGACTTTTTCGCCGAGAACCGCGAGGTGCTGACCCGCGACGTCGACAACCTCGCCGAGACGACGACCGCACTCGTGCAGCCCACGCCGAGGGACGGCCTTGAGACCGGACTGCACGTGCTGCCTCACATGGCCGCGAACGTGCTCGCCAGCTACGAGCCGGCGCATGGCGGGCTCACCGAGGTTCCGACGCTGGTCAATTTCGCGAACCCAATGCAGTTCTTCTGCAGTGCAATTCAGGCCGGCAGCCGGCTCGGCTACCAAGATTCCGCCGAACTGTGTGCGCAGTACCTGGCACCGATTCTCGATGCGATCAAGTTCAACTACTTCCCGTTCGGGCTGAACTTGTTCACCACCGCCGACACGCTGCCCAAGAACATCGCCTACTCCGAACCGCGGCTGCAGCCGCCCCCCGGGTACAAGGACACCACCGTCCCCGGAATCTTCGCGCGGGATACCCCGTGGTCACACCGCAACTCCGAGCCGGGCTGGATCGTCGCTGCGGGCATGCAAGGCGTTCGAGTACAGCCGGCCACCGCGAACATGTTGACACCAGAGTCGTTGGCGGAGCTCATGGGTGGCCCGGACATCACACCTCCACCGCCCGGTCGCACCATGCCCGGACCACCGAACGCGTATGACCAAAACAACCCGCTGCCGCCACCGTGGTACCCGCAGCCCCTGCCTTCGCCGACAGCCGGCCCGCCCGCCCTGCCGGCTGAAGCCGCAACATCGGCAGGACCGGGCTCGTGA
- a CDS encoding virulence factor Mce family protein has translation MLTRFIRNQLIVFAILTVIALVTLGWYYLRVPSLLGIGQYTLTADLPASGGLYRTSNVTYRGVQIGKVTKVEPTESGARATLSIDNRYKIPIDASANVHSVSAVGEQYLDLVSSGNPGKFFSPGQTITKGSVPSEIGPALDAANRGLSALPKDKIASLLNETARAVGGLGPALQRLVDSTQAIAGDFKTNIADVDDIIEHSAPILDSQVDSSDEIDRWSHNLDTLAAQIAQNDSSVQRILAQAAPTADQVTNVFGDVRESLPQTLANLEIVADMLKRYNKNAEQLLVFLPEIASIAQTALMGTPGSVIMDFNFAFNNPPPCLTGFLPPSEWRSPADTSVAPLPAGTYCKIPKDTPANAVRGARNYPCVDVPGKRAATPRECRDPKPYVPLGTNPWYGDPNQIRNCPAPGARCDQPVTPGQVIPAPSVNNGLNPAPADKVPGTPPPVSDPLQRPGSGTVQCNGQQPNPCVYTPSVAPAAIYNPASGEVARSDGVKYLLRNSAHTGEDGWKDMLAGG, from the coding sequence ATGCTGACACGCTTTATCCGCAACCAGTTGATCGTCTTCGCAATCCTGACGGTGATCGCACTGGTGACGCTGGGCTGGTATTACTTGCGTGTCCCAAGCCTTCTCGGCATTGGCCAATACACGCTGACTGCCGACCTGCCGGCGTCGGGCGGCTTGTATCGGACCTCCAATGTGACCTACCGTGGAGTCCAGATCGGCAAGGTCACCAAAGTCGAGCCGACCGAAAGCGGCGCCAGGGCCACACTGAGCATCGACAATCGCTACAAGATCCCGATCGACGCGTCGGCCAACGTGCACTCGGTGTCGGCGGTCGGCGAGCAGTACCTCGACCTGGTGTCGTCAGGCAACCCGGGCAAGTTCTTCTCGCCCGGACAGACGATCACCAAGGGGAGCGTGCCCAGTGAAATCGGCCCGGCACTCGATGCCGCCAACCGCGGACTGTCGGCGCTGCCGAAGGACAAGATCGCGTCGCTCCTCAACGAGACAGCCAGGGCAGTCGGGGGATTGGGCCCGGCACTGCAACGGCTGGTCGACTCCACCCAGGCCATCGCCGGTGACTTCAAGACCAACATCGCCGACGTCGACGACATCATCGAGCACTCGGCGCCGATCTTGGACAGCCAGGTCGACTCGAGCGACGAGATCGACCGCTGGTCGCACAACCTGGACACCCTGGCCGCGCAGATCGCCCAGAACGACTCGAGCGTGCAACGTATCCTGGCCCAAGCGGCGCCGACCGCCGATCAGGTTACCAACGTGTTCGGCGACGTCCGCGAATCGCTGCCGCAGACTTTGGCCAACCTCGAAATCGTCGCCGACATGCTCAAGCGCTACAACAAGAACGCCGAACAATTGCTGGTGTTCCTGCCCGAGATCGCCTCGATCGCCCAGACCGCGCTGATGGGAACCCCGGGGTCGGTGATCATGGACTTCAACTTTGCGTTCAACAATCCGCCGCCGTGCCTAACCGGGTTCCTGCCGCCGTCGGAGTGGCGATCGCCGGCCGACACCAGCGTTGCGCCGTTACCGGCCGGAACGTACTGCAAGATCCCGAAAGATACGCCCGCGAACGCGGTACGCGGCGCGCGCAACTACCCATGCGTCGACGTGCCGGGCAAGCGCGCTGCCACACCGCGGGAGTGTCGTGACCCGAAACCGTATGTGCCACTGGGAACTAACCCGTGGTACGGCGACCCCAACCAGATCCGCAACTGCCCCGCGCCCGGTGCGCGCTGCGATCAGCCCGTCACCCCCGGCCAGGTGATACCGGCACCGTCGGTGAACAACGGCCTCAACCCGGCACCCGCCGACAAGGTGCCCGGAACGCCGCCGCCGGTGAGCGATCCGTTGCAGCGGCCGGGATCGGGCACCGTCCAGTGCAACGGGCAGCAGCCCAATCCGTGTGTGTATACGCCGAGCGTGGCTCCTGCGGCGATCTACAACCCAGCCAGCGGCGAGGTGGCCAGATCCGATGGGGTCAAATATCTGCTGAGAAACTCGGCGCACACCGGTGAGGACGGGTGGAAGGACATGCTCGCGGGCGGCTGA
- a CDS encoding helix-turn-helix domain-containing protein: MTSINGPSARDSAGGKSARDTGSSDTQQPRTQFLTVAEVAALMRVSKMTVYRLVHNGELPAVRVGRSFRVHAKAVHDMLETSYFDAG, encoded by the coding sequence ATGACGTCTATAAACGGGCCATCGGCGCGGGATTCAGCTGGCGGTAAATCGGCACGGGACACCGGTTCCTCCGACACCCAGCAGCCAAGAACTCAATTTCTCACAGTGGCCGAAGTGGCGGCGCTGATGCGGGTCAGCAAGATGACCGTCTATCGGCTGGTGCACAACGGCGAGCTGCCGGCGGTACGGGTCGGGCGCTCCTTCCGGGTGCACGCCAAGGCCGTGCACGACATGCTGGAAACTTCTTACTTCGACGCCGGCTGA
- the proC gene encoding pyrroline-5-carboxylate reductase: MARIAIIGGGSIGEALLSGLLRAGRQVKDLVVAERIPDRARYLAETYSVLVTSVTDAVQSATFVIVAVKPADVESVIGQIAQAAAEAESDSGDQVFVTVAAGVTIGYFESRLPAGTPVVRAMPNAPSLVGAGVSALAKGRFVTPQQLEEVSALFDSVGGVLTVSENQLDAVTAVSGSGPAYFFLMVEALVDAGVGVGLSRPVATELAAQTMAGSAAMLLERMHQERRGADDAPSDLRVDTTAAQLRATVTSPGGTTAAALRELERGGFRAAVDGAVQAAKTRAEQLRITSE, from the coding sequence GTGGCCAGAATCGCGATCATCGGCGGCGGCAGTATCGGCGAAGCGTTGCTGTCCGGGCTGTTGCGGGCCGGCAGGCAGGTCAAAGACCTGGTGGTGGCCGAACGGATTCCCGATCGGGCCCGGTACCTCGCCGAGACCTACTCGGTGCTGGTGACCTCGGTGACCGATGCCGTGCAGAGCGCGACATTCGTCATCGTCGCCGTCAAACCCGCCGACGTCGAATCGGTGATCGGCCAAATCGCTCAAGCGGCCGCCGAGGCCGAAAGCGATTCCGGCGACCAGGTTTTCGTGACTGTGGCAGCGGGCGTCACCATCGGCTACTTCGAATCGCGGCTACCGGCCGGCACACCCGTCGTCCGAGCGATGCCCAACGCACCGTCGCTGGTCGGTGCCGGAGTGAGCGCGCTGGCCAAGGGCCGCTTCGTCACACCGCAACAACTAGAAGAGGTCTCCGCGCTGTTCGACTCCGTCGGCGGCGTGCTCACTGTCTCCGAGAACCAGTTGGACGCGGTGACCGCGGTGTCCGGTTCCGGACCCGCGTATTTCTTCCTGATGGTCGAAGCGTTGGTCGACGCTGGCGTCGGGGTCGGGTTGAGCCGCCCAGTGGCCACCGAGCTGGCGGCGCAGACGATGGCCGGATCGGCGGCGATGCTCCTGGAGCGGATGCACCAAGAGCGTCGAGGCGCTGACGATGCCCCCAGCGACTTGCGGGTGGATACCACCGCGGCACAGCTGCGCGCCACGGTCACCTCGCCCGGCGGCACCACCGCTGCTGCGCTGCGCGAATTGGAACGCGGCGGTTTCCGGGCAGCGGTCGATGGGGCGGTGCAGGCTGCGAAAACCCGCGCTGAACAGCTAAGAATCACATCAGAGTAA